From the Dama dama isolate Ldn47 chromosome 30, ASM3311817v1, whole genome shotgun sequence genome, the window aTCTTAGTCTCggcttttccatctttgacaCTTGGCTGGTGGCGCTCATTTCTCGGGGTGACTGGCAGGCAGGACAGGGCTTAGGTACAGAGCCTCTGCATGCCTTCACTCCACTGGCATCCTGCCAAGTTCTTTACAAACTTGCCAACAGCCTCTCCATGCAGACTCTCCAGCAGGGGTGTTAATGGCACTTTCTAAGGGCATCTTAAAGTGGGAGCAGTGCTAGTAGAAAGTTTGACTGGAACATTTTCTCATGGAGCTTTGGCAGGTGTTAATAAATAGAATGCTCTGTCATCTTTGGAACTCTGTTAACTCTGCAGTGGcccacattttgaaattcttggCCTAGGGCCGAGCCTCCTGGTGTATAGACTGCCCCACATGGGGTCACTTGGTGGTTTTCTCAGAGAAAACATCCATGCTCTGCCATGGATGACCAGTTACTGTCCAGGGTTCAGCCCGCCACCTGTGGGCACAGGACCAGCCGGAGATCACAGCTTCCCTGCGACAAGGAGCATCTGTGTAGCCAGGTCACACACAGCAGAGCACATGTGTCACGTGTATCTGTAGATCGAGAAAAGGACACACATGCTGACATGCAGCGGGAGCCCCCACACATGCACAATCTCTGGAAGCCCGTCTTGATGGAGGGAAGGAAGCATCTGTATGACATCTGCATCCTGACATCCCTGCCCCTGGTTGCCCATGAGTTGACTGTCCCCTGCGCAGTGGGACCACGGCTGCACAGGGGCTACTGTGGACACACACGAGACACAGCAGCTGCTTATTTAAAAAGTGTGGACTGGAGCTCGAAGGTCTATGACAAGGATGCTTGGTGAGGAGTCCTGTGTGCTCTTTGCAGGGAGACGTCTGAATGGTAGGACTGGACGGTAGTAGTTGTCTGCCCAGGAGAGTTCCCCCACACTCAGCCCACTGAGTCCCAGGAGCTGACGCCGGCTCGTCACCGGTGATGAAACCTGCAGTGGTTCATCTGTTCTGCCGGCTGCCCCCGTCTCCCGGTGCAGACTTGTCCCGGCCGGTTAGGCGGTCCCCCCCCACGGGGCCTGTCTCCCCATCCCCTGCCGCCCACGTGCGCCCTGGGCCTGGGGTCCTGCTACTCCCACACTGGCCCATCGCCTCCCAGTTCTTCCTCCGGCACTGTGGGCTGAGACAGACTGAATCTGCGTCATGAAAACCAGAGTTCCCAACAAGAatgaattcaaaaaaaaaaaaaagaatgaattcaaaTTCCACATGAATTCATTACtgaaaaaaaagatgtgtttttCTTCAAAAGAGGTTGGACCTAAGTTACCATAACAACCGTATACAAGAATGTAGTGCTTCCTTAAGAACAAATCATGGAGATGTAAGAATAGTTTTGTAGTTAAATATGAATCCAACCAAAATTCTTATTTGAGGGACTGTAAAGTTGCAAGATGATGTAGAAAGCAGTACTTCCTGCTGACTGTGCAGCCAGATTATGACAAATAGAAGCAAAACTCGTGCTTTATTATCAGCCTCCTAACAGGACAACTGGAATAATCTATGGGATATACtggaataaaaatacatttttaaggttCTTAAGCTTCACTCCTCACACTAATAATCAATATTGCGATAATGTTCTCATTTTCTGGTGAAATATTATTTCTTGGTGTTTTGTTAAATCTCTGTTTgtgattatattaaatatatcataaatatatttaatatatattaataaatattaaataatataaatattaaatattaaagttaAATTTAACTTTCCATAAAACTGATCTTAACAAATTGAGTTTATTTAGCAAACCCAACCATTCAGAGTTGAGGTAAAATTAATAGGtggacatatttttcagattataccTGCAGTAAAAGTAGTTACCCATTATCTACTGTTGTACAAACCATCCCAGAAGTTTTAGCAGCTGAAGAACAACCATAGTTTATTACTTATTATGATCCTGTGGGCTGCCCAGCTATGTTGCTGGGGTTGAGCATCCAGGCTGTTTGCTCACATGTTGGAACTGCAGCTGAGTCTGGCGGCTGGCACTGGCCTGATCTTGCTCCCTGGAACAGACTGCAGGCCACCAACATTCTAGGGGCAGAGCTGAGCCTGTGCACATGAGACTGCAGGTATTGTTATGCTCATTTCTGGACACAGGGACATGTGAAGAGAATAGAAGGTTCAGGACAGTTGACTGGTCTATGGTTCCCCCCACCCTGCTCTGACTACCAGCCAAGAATACCTTTTCTCCACCATCTGCCCACATCCTGCTGTCCTTAAAGAGCCGGCTGTGTGCCCTCATCTAGCCTGAGGACAGTCCctggttcctctccctcctctggcCCTCTTCCCCGGAAACTCATCCTGCTAGCAGTGCTGgggggtcgggggcgggggggcaccTGTCCTTCCGGGACTGTTTTGGGAGGCAGGGAGCTGTCCTGCCGGGCCTGTCCCGGGGGCCCATGCTCTCTCACCCACTGTATCCCTTCCCCTGGCTCCCTCCCTGGTGTGGGGGAAGGCTGGTTCTCTGACTTCCACAGACCAGGGAGGAATGTCTCAGTCCAGTCACAGAGGTTTTCTCAGGAGGAGCATTATACAAAGTCTTCGAGGTCCACCATCAAGATCTGGGTGGGGTCAGTGTGTGtgaggaagaggaaacagagatcaaagatCTGGGTGGGGTCAGTGTGTgtgaggcagaagaaccagagatcaaattgccaaaatcctttggatcatcgaaaaagcaagagagttccagaaaaacatttacttctttattgactatgccaaagcctttgactgtgtggatcaaaacaaactgtagaaatttcttcaagagatgggaataccagaccacttgacctgcctcctgagaaatctgtatgcaggtcaagaagcaacagttagaactggacatggaacaatggactggttccagattgggaaaggagtacatcaaggctgtgtattgtcaccctgcttatttaacttacattcagagtagtacatcatgcgaaatgccaggctggatgaagcacaagctgaaatcaagattgcagggagaaatatcaataacctcagatacacagatgatgccacccttatggcagaaagcaaagaagaactaaagagcctcttgatgaaagtgaaagaggacagtgaaaaagatggcttaaaactcaacatgcacaaaactaagatcatggcatccagtcccatcacttcatggcaaatagatgggaaacaatggaaacactgacagacttaatttttgaggggctccaaaatcactacagatggtgactgcaggcatgaaattaaaagatgcttgctgtttggaagaaaagctgtgaccaacctaaacagcatattaaaaagcagagacattactttgccagcaaaagtctctctggtcaagactatggtttttccagtagtcatgtatggatgtgagagttggactataaagaaagctgagcactgaagaattgatgcttttgaactgtggtgtggagaagactcttgagagtcccttggactgcaaggggatccaaccagtccatcctaaaggaaatcagtcctgaatattcattggaagaactgatgctgaagctgaaactccaatactttggccacctgattcgaagaactgactcactggaaaacaccctgatgctgggaaagattgaaggcaggaggagaaggggatgacagaggatgaaatggttggatggcatcactgactcgatggacatgagtttgagcaagtttcaggagttggtgaaggacagggaagcctggcatgctgcagcccatgggctcacaaagagtcagacacgattgagagactgaactgagtgTGTGTGAGGTTCATCAGCCCCAAGACAAGTCCCCAGCAGTTCTTGCTCCACTGGCTCAGAGGCGGGTGCAGGACAGAAAGACTGTCCCTGGTAGCTTCATGTGACCTATGCCCAGGCCTCCAGCTAATGtctctctgctctcctctccAGGAGATGGCGGGCAGGGCCCTCAAGCAGACCGGCAGCCGCAGCATCGAGGCCGCCCTGGAGTTCATCAGTAAGATGGGCTACCTGGAGCCAGGCAAGGAGCAGATCGTGCGGGTCGTCAAGCAGACCTCTCCAGGTGAGCGCGCTGGGGGCTATGGAGAGGCAGCTTTGGGGAGAGCGCCTTGTGGCCATCGTGCTGCCCACCTCCCTTGCAGGAGTGGGGGCACGGGGACTGAACCTGCCCTGCCCAACATCCTGTCCCCCAGGGTGGGGGCAGATTGACACTTAGCTGGGTCCTTCCTTACTGGGAGTTTGTGGAGTTGTTCTGTTCATgaaaaggaaaattcaaaatgaaaattaggCCACTCAGCAGGATCTTTCTGGACTTGTGAGGGATTCTTAAGGGGAGGCTTATTTCATGGATTTCTAAAACACACTTGTTTCCCACCCTGTGGGCTCAGAGAGCaggctgcactggcaggtggctcCAGAGTCCAGGGCCTCAGGCAGAGGTGTGGGAAAgccgcgcccccccaccccccccccacccccccatacccctggggagggagggacccCCCCCACGCcatgccctgggggagggcagtcaCTTCAGCACCCCTGCCTGCTAGTCAGTGGGTGTTCTCTTCCTCGGTAGAGCAGATGGAGACATTTTGGGGACCTGAGGCCCCTGGGGGGTAATAAGGGATTCGGGATATTGACCAGGAGTTTTCCCTGGAGACCCTGGATAAACCCAGTTCATCTGCTGAGTGAGGAACTTGCAAGGGCTTTGTAGTAAATACATTGTACTTCCTTGAGATGAGAACAcaggtttcccttttcttctttttgaaggcATAGCATTTCAAAAGTGTATTTATCTACTACATAtcctcaaaatatataaagtagaaatcgacagaattaaaagaacaatagaaaaatgtattttcactGTGGGTGAATTTAACCGCTTGTCTCAGGCACTGACTGAGTGAAAGCAGTGAGAACACGGACTTTTGCCCGTTTCTCTGCTCTTGACTGAGGAACGCCCTTAAGCAGTGCCTTGCTGCCACAGCGTCCAGACCTTTGGGATCTCGGGGTCTGTGTGGCAGCTCATTgcccctcccaggccctggggGCAGCCCTGGCTGCTGCTTCATCTACgcctgcggggggcgggggtgggggggaaccgACCAGCCACGCTGGGCCTTCTGCCCGCGGCCTTCTAACGCCACCTCTGTCTCTGCCCCCAGGGAAGGGCCTGGCGCCAGCCCCCGGGCCGCGGAGGCCGAGCTTTGAAGCAGCGGGCGAGCCTTTCCCGCCCTTCGCGCAGGTGGCCGGGCCGGCCTTCGAGGGCCCCGCCGCCCTGGAGGAAGCACCCCGCCCGTACCCGGACTTCCTCTTTGCTGGCATCGGGCCTCCTTGTCGTCCGCACCCGCCCAAGGGCTACACGGCCACCGGGGAGGCCGCCCGCATGGGCCTCGCGGGCCCCGGGGGCGCGCACTAcagagccccgctgctggtgccCGCGGAGCCCCTGAGCTATGGCGTCCAGCGCAGCCCCTCCTTCCAAAGCAAGGCGGCCCCAGAGGCCGGCGCGTATGCGGGGCTGGCCGCCAAGAGTGCGACCGTGCCGGTGCCACCCGCCGGCCTTCCCTTCCCGGCCCCCAGCGCTGCTTACGCTCCGGCCCCACACCCCAAGCCGCCGCACCAGGGACACGCGGGGGGGCCCCGAGGCGCCGCGTTCGCCGGCGACAGCGCCCCGCCGGGTCTGGCTGCCCCCGCGCGCACTGGCCTGGGCGCCGAGCGCTTCGAGCCGGGCGCGCCGCCCTGGCCGGGCGCCGGCCTGGCCCGGCGGGACTCGATGCCCAAGCCGGGCCCCAGCCGCACTGGCTCCTTCAGCGGCGCCACGGCCCCGCCCAACGCCGTCACGGCAGTGACGGCCGCGCGTATCCTGCACCCGGTGCGGAGCGTGCGCGTGCTGCGGCCTGAGCCCCAGACGGCTGTGGGGCCCTCGCACCCCGCTTGGGCGCCGGCGCCCCCGCCCGACGGCCCGGAGCCTGCGGACGAGCTAGCAGGGGGCGCCGAGGCGCGGGGCCGGCCCCCGCCCTATCCGCGACACCTGCTGCGGCCACAGGCCCGCGCCGAGCCGCTAGATGTGGACGGGCTGTGCGCCGGCCTGCAGCAGGGGCTCCGGGGCGGCCGCACCGCCGAGCCCCCCGATGGCAGCCCCGCGAGCCCCGGGGCCACCAAGGCCGACAGGGCGGGCAGAGACCGGAAGCAGATCCAGACATCCCCGGTGCCCGTGCGCAGGGGCGGCCGCGACGAGGACAGGCGCGAGTCGCGCATCAAGAGCTACTCGCCGTCGGCCTTCAAGTTCTTCATGGAGCAGCATGTGGAGAACGTGCTCAAGACCCACCAGCAGAAGGTGGCGCGCCGGCTGCAGCTGGAGCAGGAGATGGCGAAGGTGGGCGCAGGGCACGCCTGGTTTTGGGGTCCCAGTGGGAGAAGCCCCCTGCACCGTGTCCTCTGTCCCAGttcggggtggggagggctgtgcGGATGTGCCCCGGGTGAACGAACGCGTTGCTTGTTACTGCGTGTCCTTTCCGGGGAGCAAATCCATCAAGGCTCTCCAACTGGTAAAGAAACACtttgaaagaggagaaaggaaacttGAGGTTTTACACATTGACATTgtgggaattttaaaaagaagtatagCTAGTAGTGATTCAGTTCATTCTTAATGAAGTCTATagttattaaaataatgtttgaAGTATATGCTAGTTGACACTAAGCTGTTAAGGAATGTTAATtattaatgaaattatttatattaaaatgctaTGGTAATTTCAGATTCtaaaaagttctaaaaataaGATCGGATCCCAGTGAAAATGGTGTTCCATTTTCATTTgacttttcttttggtttcccaTTTTCCCCGAACTGTCATTAAATTATTACATTGCTCTTAAGAGTTCCAGAAATTTTATGGTCCCCTTTCCCACAAATTTTTAGTAATACAAGTTGTCTTTAGTTTTTAGAGCCTAAAAGTCAACCCGGAGAAAGAACAACTTATTTTTACATCTTCCCTTTTGATTCTAGATCTGTGACTGTGGATGTAGAGAACCAACAGTCATTTTCTCACTTGTAGCATTGGCCGGGTTCTTCTGCACCCTCCTTTCCACAGATCATGGTGTGCCCTCCACTCTGGGGCCTCCCGTCCCCATGGGGCCCGTCCAGTGTGACCCTGTCCTGTTTCCTCCTGCACAGGCCGGGCTCTGTGAGGCGGAGCAGGAGCAGATGAGGAAGATTCTCTACCAGAAGGAGTCTAATTACAATAGGCTCAAGCGGGCCAAGATGGACAAGTCCATGTTTGTGAAGGTGAAGACCTTGGGCGTTGGCGCCTTTGGGGAGGTGTGCCTGGCCTGCAAGGTGGACACGCACGCACTGTATgccatgaagaccctgagaaaGAAGGACGTCCTGAACCGCAACCAGGTGGCCCACGTCAAGGCAGAGCGGGACATCCTGGCGGAGGCGGACAACGAATGGGTGGTCAAGCTCTACTACTCCTTCCAGGACAAGGACAGCCTGTACTTTGTGATGGACTACATCCCAGGTGGGGACATGATGAGCCTGCTCATCCGCATGGAGGTGTTCCCTGAGCACCTGGCACGCTTCTACATTGCTGAGCTGACACTGGCCGTCGAGAGCGTTCACAGGATGGGCTTCATCCACCGGGACATCAAGCCTGACAACATCCTCATAGACCTTGACGGCCACATCAAGCTGACAGACTTCGGCCTCTGCACTGGATTCAGGTGGACCCACAACTCCAAATACTACCAGAAAGGTACTGCCTCCGGCctctcctcctcaccccatcctGGGTGGTGCACCTGTCCCTGTGTGATTTCATAATTTGGTGTGATGCCCTTTTCTCCATGAAGAAGTACTATGATGTGTGAggtgtttgtttttaagttagTGGCTTCAAGTTTTACTAAAATGTTTCAAGGACAGTAGGCCATAGGGTATCTTGGGGCCAGAAGTAGCTGGTCATCATCTTATTTGTagcttgaattcttttttttttttttccttttaaatttatttatttattttttactgttctgggtctttgttgctgtgagggtttttctctagttgccaggaGTGGGGACGACCCTtccttgcagtgcatgggcttctccttgcggtggccTCTTCTACAGAGCAtggtctctagagcacaggctcagttgctccgaagcatgtggaatctttctggccAGGGTtcaagcctgtgtcccctgcattggcaggcagattcttaaccactgaaccaccagggaagccctggcttgAATCCTTTGAACTAGTTATTTTATTACTATAGCTCAGACTTCTATTTTTTAACTCAAAACTAGTTATAAATCAtttgattcattcttttttttttggcattgaaATCATCTGTGTCCATATTTTTGAAATCCTTAATCTTTTCCATGCCTGTCTCAAAACATGTCTGACAAACAGATGGTGTTAGCCtttgctccagtactcttgcctggaaaatcccatggatggaggagcctggtaggctgcagtccatggggtcgctaagagttggacatgactgagtgacttcactgtcacttttcactttcacgcattggagaaggaaatggcaacccactccagtgttcttgcctggagaatcccagggacggcgaagtctggtgggctgccgtctgtggggtcacacagagttggacacgactgaagcgacttagcagcagcacagcCCCCAGCACAGGGCACAGTCCCTGCCGTGGCTCCTGTCCTGAGGTGTGTGTGTACTTCATGCTTGGGTCTGAGGCCCGGGACCACAGCCATTCTGGGAGCTGCCAGGGGACTCTCTCTCACTGTGTGAGGAGCTGGGTCAGGTTACTTTTCCTTTTGGAGCTCTGGGTTTATTGCATTGTTGAAGACTGAAAATTGactttgttttctgttctcttcTCTCCCCGCCCTGCTTCCTGGGTGACAGGGAGTCACTCCCGGCAGGACAGCATGGAGCCTAGCGACCTCTGGGACGATGTGTCTAACTGCCGGTGTGGAGACCGGCTCAAGACCCTGGAGCAGAGGGCGCGGAGGCAGCACCAGCGATGTCTGGCTCACTCCCTGGTTGGGACCCCAAACTACATTGCCCCGGAAGTGCTCCTCCGGAAAGGTGCGTGCTTTGGCTGTGCACCCAAGCTGGGTGATCTCCGAGGGTCCCAGCTCCCACTGTCAGAGTCTCAGTGTCCCCATCTGTCTCCCCACGGGAGCCCGAGAGTGGGGTTCTGTCAGCAGACAAATCTCCAGTGTATCCCCCTCTGCTTGGGAGCTGGCCTGGCGTCTCCACTTGCTCCTCCTTAGGCTGAAACTGATGAGCTGGCTGCATGGTGGGCTTGCTCCCTAGAGCCCAGAGGAGTTGTTTGAGGGTCAGGACTGGGTTCAGGGTCCTCACTGGGGCCCACCATCTTCCCTGGTCGGTGGGTGTGAGGATGCAGaccttctctctctgtgtctctagtTCTCCCCACTGGTCCAGAGGTCCCTTCAAGGTAAGCCTCAGGGATGGGGTGCTCCAACCCATCCAGCAGGTGCTTGACCAACATGAGAGGCACCTCTGATGGTCAGTTGTAGGGGTCCCCAGTGGCAGTGTGCGTGGATCTTATTCCCTGTAAGAAACCTGAACAGCGCCAGACTGTCTGTCCTCACCGGTGGTTTCCACTGTTGGAGCCAGCAGGCTCTGTCCTCATCGTGTTTTCTGTGAGCTGTGTGCCTCATGGCAGGTTGCCAGTCTCTTAGGGACTCACGTATAAGGGCAGTACCTCCAGAGGTTGTTGGGCGTGTTGACCTCACTGCCCAGTACAGGACGCCTACTCTGTCCTTTCAAAGTGGGGGTGGGTGCTGGTCTGCAAGGGGGTTCACTGGTGTCCCCCAACCCTGCCATGGGCAGTAGCCCAGCAGAGCCTCCAGGGCCAGGCAGATAGGGGCCACAGGTCACATTTGACAAGAATTCGGTGACAGTGGGACCAGAGCGGGGCTCGGACTGGGACTTGGGACAGAATCAAAGATGAGCCTTCTCTGACACCCCTACGAGGCTGTCCTTCCGGAGCCCCAGCTGTGGGAGCCCTGCAGGGGGTGAGGAGCTTGGCTCCCTCCGTGCCCccaaggggcagggcaggggaagcCATTACCTTTGCCACAGtttcctcccctcttctcccaAAAGCTCCCCAGGGAGCCTCGGCACAGGCCTTACGTGACCTCTGGTCACAGCGTTTCTGCTTTTTAGTTtctacgtttttttttttttttttttgtggccgcATCACAGTCTGTGTaatcttagctctctgactagGGGTCCAGCTTGTGCCAGGCGCACAACCCTAACCATcagaccaccggggaagtccttagTTTCTACGATTTTAATTTGTGTCTGTGTCCTTTAAGAACTTAAATTCCTGGTTTAGTATTGTTATTAACAATAAcagtaactttttaaatttaaaagatctgTTATTATAAGAGCATTCTGTGTTTATCATAGACTAATGCTGTAAAATCAGAAAACACTCGTGCCCACACTCCTGCCACGTGGAGGCTGTGACCTTCGGCAGCctttttccagtggtctgttCCGGGCCCCTGTGCAGGAAGCAGTAACGTCACGTGTGCGCCGCGGAGGCGTGAGGTGGAGCGTGATGCGCGAGCCCCGTGAGTCGCGGCAGCTCTTTCCCACTTGCGCCGTTGGGGGCGTCCTCGCTGACCAGAGCCACGCTCTCAGTGCGTCCGAGGCCGCCGCGCGGGTGCGAGCTGAGCCCTGCTGTCTTTCAGGTTACACCCAGCTCTGCGACTGGTGGAGTGTCGGCGTGATTCTCTTCGAGATGCTGGTGGGGCAGCCGCCGTTCCTGGCGCCGACGCCCACGGAGACCCAGCTGAAGGTAATAGGGCGTGGGCCTCTGAGAAGCCCCGGGGTCTCCGGCTGACACTGGGCCTTTGGTTCCGGGTAGTGCAGGAGTGTCAGCTGTATTAAGTGAGGAGTTTTCAGGTATTTTTGTTACTTCCTATTAGGTTTTTTAATTTGAGTGAGTAAAGGCCCAAGGTCAGAGCTGAGCTGTGGCGTGTGTGTGACCTGGACGCGGGGGAGGCACCGTGATCGCACGTTTGGGCCAGCAGGCAGAGCCCGGTCTGAACCGTGTGGCCTTGAGGAGATGAGTTGGTTGGTTTGGACGTTATGTCTGTACTGTGGGCATAATATAAGAGCTGTGGGCTCGGCCACTTATGATACACATTTCCAGTGTTTCAACTAATTGAAAGATTATCCTATCAAGTAATAATACTCAATAGTCAGTTTTAGAATGGTGGCTTTTTACTCTCTGAAGCAATTAATTTGATTCCTTAAGAAAGATTGACTAGAGAATCTGATGAAACCTTTGGAACGTCTTGGAACAGTGCTCTTGTAACACTATTTTAGGACGTATTCACACACCAGAGTCCGAGGTAGACCCGGGAATGTTAGTAATAGTTACTGTGATGgcctcttaatttaaaaaatcctcaaTTAAGGCCCTGTTTCCAGTAAAAATGAAATTGGAACTTGATATTATCTATATCCTAATTGAATTGCTGAActagttaataatttttttctagttagTAATTTGCCAGCAGGATAATCAcccagttttaaaaattgtgatgaattttaccattttaactacACTTAATAGTACaatcagtggcattaagtatattcactaCTACTTATTTCCAGCCATTTTCACCATCCCAAGCAGAACTTCACCCACTACAAGATAACTCCATTCTTCCCTCCTCTTTGCTCCTGTAACCactcttctactttctgtctctatgaattgcCTATTCTTAGgaacttcatataagtggaatcatacagtatttttccttttgtgactgactgaCTTCATCAGCATAacatcctcaaggttcatccctgTCAGAACCTGTGTCAGAATGTCCTTCCTTTCTAAGGCTAAATACTGCTACATTGTACGTAATATTGAATAATAAATACTCCACTGTATGTAAATAACattccattttctttatccatcatcTGGCAACGAACGTTTTGGTTGTTTGCACCTTTCGGGCTCTTGTGAGTAGTGCTGCTATGCACATAAGTATGTATGTATCTGTTTGCtccctgctttcagttcctttggatatatacccaggagtgaaattgctgggtcataggatcATTCTGTGTTGAAActtcttgaggaacctccatactgttttcatatgactgcaccattttacattcccaccaacagtatactgAAGCTCCTATTTCTCCATATCCTagccaacatttattattattttttaatagtagctatcctagtgggtgtgagaTGGTATCagtctcattgtgattttgatttgtatttccctgatgttCAGATGTTGAATTTCTTTTCATATGTGGGCATGTGTAgataccttctttggagaaatgtttattcaaatcctttgcccttTTTTAATTAGGTTGTTTGGGTTATTGTTAttgagttttagttttttatgTATTCTGCTTATTAATTCCTTATCAGATGTATACTTTGCAAATACATTCTCCCTTTCCATAAGTttgtcttttcactctgttgataggGTCCTTTGAtgtacaaaagttttaaattttgatgaagacttttatgtgtttttttcttttattgcctgTGCTTTTAGGTATCATATCCaggaaatcattgccaaattgaATGTCACgaagagttttttttaatatatatattttatttattttatttgctgcattgggtctcagttacagcatgtgggatctagttccctgaccagggattgaacctgggccccctccattgggagca encodes:
- the LATS2 gene encoding serine/threonine-protein kinase LATS2: MRPKTFPATTYSGNSRQRLQEIREGLKQPPAGLSSDATLDAKVLGGKVLGGKDTARQQQMRGAPKFGPYQKALREIRYSLLPFANESGTSAATEVNRQMLQELVDAGCDQEMAGRALKQTGSRSIEAALEFISKMGYLEPGKEQIVRVVKQTSPGKGLAPAPGPRRPSFEAAGEPFPPFAQVAGPAFEGPAALEEAPRPYPDFLFAGIGPPCRPHPPKGYTATGEAARMGLAGPGGAHYRAPLLVPAEPLSYGVQRSPSFQSKAAPEAGAYAGLAAKSATVPVPPAGLPFPAPSAAYAPAPHPKPPHQGHAGGPRGAAFAGDSAPPGLAAPARTGLGAERFEPGAPPWPGAGLARRDSMPKPGPSRTGSFSGATAPPNAVTAVTAARILHPVRSVRVLRPEPQTAVGPSHPAWAPAPPPDGPEPADELAGGAEARGRPPPYPRHLLRPQARAEPLDVDGLCAGLQQGLRGGRTAEPPDGSPASPGATKADRAGRDRKQIQTSPVPVRRGGRDEDRRESRIKSYSPSAFKFFMEQHVENVLKTHQQKVARRLQLEQEMAKAGLCEAEQEQMRKILYQKESNYNRLKRAKMDKSMFVKVKTLGVGAFGEVCLACKVDTHALYAMKTLRKKDVLNRNQVAHVKAERDILAEADNEWVVKLYYSFQDKDSLYFVMDYIPGGDMMSLLIRMEVFPEHLARFYIAELTLAVESVHRMGFIHRDIKPDNILIDLDGHIKLTDFGLCTGFRWTHNSKYYQKGSHSRQDSMEPSDLWDDVSNCRCGDRLKTLEQRARRQHQRCLAHSLVGTPNYIAPEVLLRKGYTQLCDWWSVGVILFEMLVGQPPFLAPTPTETQLKVINWESTLHIPAQVELSPEARDLIAKLCCAAEHRLGRNGADDLKAHPFLGAIDFSSDIRRQPAPYVPTISHPMDTSNFDPVDEEGPWQDGSEDSSKAWDALGPAGSRHPEHAFYEFTFRRFFDDNGHPFRCPKPAVAEAVTEAEQPTSVGPALGAQAGGCQPVYV